From Xanthomonas citri pv. mangiferaeindicae:
TGCCGTAAGGCTTGTGGATCGCATCGAGGAACAGCTTCTGCTGGTCGGGCTCATAGCCCAGCTTGTCGATGCCCAGCTTCGCGGCGCTGGCATCGAGAATACGCAGCACCACCTTCTCGCCGAACAACGTCGGCAGCGTGCTCACGCGGAAGTCGATCTGTCGTGTCTTGGACAGGTTCAATTTGATGCGCCCGTCCTGCGGCGCCCGCTTCTCGGCGATGTCGAGCTGCGCCATCACCTTCAGGCGCGCGGCGATGCGCTGGTTGAGCTTGACCGGCACCTTGGCCGCCAGCTTGAGCATGCCGTCGACGCGTAGCCGCACCCGGTAGTCGGTCTCGTAGGGCTCGAAGTGGATATCCGAGGCACCGCGCTTGATCGCATCGACCAGCACCTTGTTGACGAAGCGCACGATCGGCGCATCGTCCTTGCCGTCGACGACGTTCTCGATCCGGCCGCCGTCCTCGTCGTTGCCCACATCCAGGCTCTCGAGACCTTCGGCATCGTCGAGCGCGCCGGCCAGCGAATCCGAGCTCGACAGCCACAACTCCAAGGTGCGGCGGATGCTGTCCTCATCGACCAGGATCGGCTCGACGGTGAGATTGGTCTGGAACTTGATGTCGTCCAGCGCCAGGGTGTTGGTCGGATCGGCGGTACCCACGAACAGGCGCGGCCCGCGCTGGAACAGCGGCAGCACCGCATGCTTGTTGAGCAGTTCCTCACTGACCAGCTTGACTGCGCTCGCCTGCGGCGCCATCGCCGCCGGGTCGAACAGCGGCATGCCGAACTCCACCGACAACGCAGCCGCCATCTGTGCCGCGCTGACCAGCTTGTGCTCGCGCAGGTAGCCTGCGACATTGCGTCGCGCCGCCGTCGCCTTGTCCAGCGCCTCACGCGCGGCCGCCTCGTCCAGCGCACCGTCCATGACCAGGCGGCGGGCGATGCCGGTGATGCCGACAAGATTGGGGCCGGGTTGGAAGCTCATCTGATCGCTCTGCGGTGGACCGCGGGCACTCTACTGCAACCGGCGTCGCGACGGCGCATCGTGGCCCGCCAGGTCGCTCGCCCATCGGCGAAGCCGATGTGTAGGGATGAGGCTTGGTCGTCAAAACCGGGGTCAGAGTGCAATTTCGCGTGGCGAAATTGCACTCTGACCCAGGTTTGGGTTGCGAGAGGGCGTATCGGACGCTAGCGACGAGCGCGCGGCGACCGGTGGGTGTGTCCCAGCCACCTGCGCCGACACCAGCCGCCGAGTGCGGACGCCAACATCGCCGGCACCGCGAGCAGGGCGGCATACACCACGCCAGCTGCCAGCAGCGGGCCTACGCCCGATACCGCGATCACCACCGGGACCTGCGCGAGCATCACCACCGCGCCCCAGCACCACGCGCGTATCGGGAAGGCCAGGCCGAGGGCCAGCGACAACGCAAGCGCCGCAGGGCAGGCAAGCGTCCAGTAGAGCTCGGCATCCCAAGGCTCGCCGCCGCCCATCGACAGTGACACCACGCTCCAGAGTGCAAAACCGGCAAGCGCGGCGATGGATAAGGGCAGCCAGGACGGCTTCATTGGCAGCAGCTCCAGCGCGTGCGTCGCGCGAAAGGCGACATATTATCGATCCCGCGCTTTCACCCGGAAGTTAATGCATGCAGCCGTGAAATAAATGCACGGGCTTGGCGCTATCCGTGAAAATCACGCACACACCGCCATCGCCAGGCGCCATGTCCCGGCTCTGCAGACGATCCCGTCGCGCGGCGCGTTATCCGTCGGCGTCGTCGCGTGCCATTAACCGCGCGATCGTGCGTGGATGCACGTTGAAGCGCTGGGCCACCGTCCGGTGTGTCAGGTGATCGCACAGCACCAGCTTGCGGGCTTCCTCGCGCTGGTCCCGCGACAGCGCGCGGGCGCGTCCCATATGGCGCCCCCGTGAGCGTGCCGCCGCCATGCCGGCACGCGTGCGTTCGCTGATCAACGAGCGCTCGAACTCCGAGAGCGCCGCCATCATGTGGAAGACGAGCCGGCCGCCCGACGAGTCGGTGTCGATGTACTCGCACAGCGAGCGGAAGCGGACCTGTCGCTGGCCCAGGCTGGCCAGCAGGTCCACGAGGTGGGTCAGCGA
This genomic window contains:
- a CDS encoding type IV-A pilus assembly ATPase PilB; translated protein: MSFQPGPNLVGITGIARRLVMDGALDEAAAREALDKATAARRNVAGYLREHKLVSAAQMAAALSVEFGMPLFDPAAMAPQASAVKLVSEELLNKHAVLPLFQRGPRLFVGTADPTNTLALDDIKFQTNLTVEPILVDEDSIRRTLELWLSSSDSLAGALDDAEGLESLDVGNDEDGGRIENVVDGKDDAPIVRFVNKVLVDAIKRGASDIHFEPYETDYRVRLRVDGMLKLAAKVPVKLNQRIAARLKVMAQLDIAEKRAPQDGRIKLNLSKTRQIDFRVSTLPTLFGEKVVLRILDASAAKLGIDKLGYEPDQQKLFLDAIHKPYGMVLVTGPTGSGKTVSLYTALGILNDETRNISTVEDPVEIRLPGVNQVQQNERRGMTFAAALRAFLRQDPDVIMVGEIRDLETAEIGIKAAQTGHMVLSTLHTNDAPQTIARLMNMGIAPYNIVSSVTLVIAQRLARRLCPRCKQRVVLPDHALLTEGFTEEQVRAGVEIYEPVGCDECTNGYRGRVGVYQVMPMSEQIQTIVLQGGNAMQIAEAAQRAGVKDLRQSALEKARQGLTSLAEINRVTKD
- a CDS encoding DNA resolvase, with the protein product MRFLGYARVSTDEQNVTLQLNALKAAGCTEIFTDEGVSGGLRSRPGLDELLANAQAGDTLVVWRLDRLGRSLTHLVDLLASLGQRQVRFRSLCEYIDTDSSGGRLVFHMMAALSEFERSLISERTRAGMAAARSRGRHMGRARALSRDQREEARKLVLCDHLTHRTVAQRFNVHPRTIARLMARDDADG